Within the Calditerrivibrio sp. genome, the region TATAAGCATAAACGAATCCCATTTTGACAAAATTACCGGTAAAATTGATGTCTCAAAATCCACCATATACATATCAAACCTTTCTGTTAAGGAATCAAAAGGAGTTATATCCTTTATCTATCCCCAGGGGAAAGAAATAGAGCTCTACGGTAATGTTGATCTAAAGTTTGATCTAATGCTACCCCAATTATCCATAAGGCTCAGCAATCTTTCGACAAACATCAGTTTAAACAGGTATGACCTGACGAGTAAAATAACCTCAAAATCTCTGAACGCAGTAGTAATCTCAAAAAAATACTCAGATAAAAGCAGTTACACTGCCACGGGTAATTTTAATGATATCTTTGTGGAAAGAAGTGGCTTTTATGGAATAGTATCCGGAACTTTTTCCTACAATGGGTATGAAAATCTTTTATCAAGTAACATCCTTGTAGAAAAATCTATATTTAAATATCAAAAGTTTAGCTCTTCACAAAAAAGAGGTGAACTCAATCTCCCTTTTAACCTAAATCTCAATATTAACACAAAAGATGGTGTCAAAATAACCGATTCCATCCTTGAAGGTCTGGTGAAAGTGGATCTGTCTGTAACATATTATAAGACATTGACCCTTAAAGGTGAACTATCATTGAAAGACAGCTACTTCTATATTGGTAAAGAGAAATTTTTAGTAACAAGAGGTTCTTTAAAGATTTTAGATAATGAGACCATGTTTGTAAATATGGAAGCAAATGGATCAGGTAAGTTGAACTCCACGAGGATTTTTGTTCAAGGTTATTTGCCAGAATACAAAATAACCGTATACGATTCGAAAAACAAGGGTTATGGTTTATTTGACGCCAATAAAAACCAGGGGAGTAAAGAGCTTTTATCCAAAATAATCAGCGACGCTGTCTTTAAAGATATAATTTCCACAACTAACCGCTTCTTCGGTATAAACCAGGTAAACTTAGAACCATCCCCTACAGGTGGTCAGATCAAGGTTGGTAGAGCCTTTAGTGACAGAATCGAGTTAAATTACATATCAAACCTATCCGAATCAAAAGAGAACAAATTCTCCGCCGAGTACATCATCTTCGATTGGTTCAAAATAAACATATTTTCTAATTCAAAAGGAGGAACCGGTGCGGGTGTTATGTTTGATTTTAATTTTTAGCCTATCGGTATCCATCAAAATTTATGCAAAAAAAATATGCTACGGTGATCTACCACCATCTTTAAAAAATAAATTAAGTGAATACTCCCTTCAAGTTCCACAACATAAGATCTCAGAAATTCTTAGCTTTTTGGGGTATTATATCATTGATGAAGACAGTCAGTCCATCAGCATAGAAAAAGCAAATGTTTTAAAAGATATAAAATTCACTGGTAACTATTTTGTACTTGATTCATCTTTAAAATTAGCCGCAAAGATCTACGAAGGGGACTATATTTATGCTGATACAGTTAACATGGTTAAAGAAAATATTGAAACCTTCTATAAAAACAATGGTTTCCTTGATGTAGAGGTCAATTCATTCTTAAAAGATAGTGTCTTAAATGTCTATATCCATGAAGGGGAAAGATACTTTGTAGATGAAATAGATTTTATAGTAGATGATACAATTATTTCAAAACAAATAACACCAACCCCTTTAAACGATATGGTGATAGAATCTATAATAAATGACCACTATAAAACACTTAAAAAAGAAGGGTACTTCAATGTCAAAGTGTTGAGAGTCGATCTTTTATCAGAACAACGAAAAAGGTTTTTCTCTATCAAAGATCCCATATCATCGCTGTACTCCTTTTTTGTAAAATCCAAGTTTATCAAACCAAGGATAATTCTACAAAAGGGAGATCGCTATACCTTAGATATCCAGATCGATCCCTTTTATGACAACCTTACTGATGAACTCAGAAGATACATCGTTTCAGAATTCAAATCCTTTGACACCTTCGATCTAAGAGAGCTCGAAATAAACATAAAAGACCATTTTATCGAGAAGCAGTTACAGATAGAAGACCTAGAGATTAAAGTAAACATGAATACAATAGCTATACATATTGGTAAAATATCCCCTCTTGTAAAAAAAGAGCCAAACGCAAAAAAAGGTTATATTAACAATATCTATGTAAACAACTACCCCTATGCTACAAAAGAGAAAATCCCAATAACTCCTGAAAGTTTGGATAAACTCCGTAAAGAGATTTTCGATAAATATGCCAAAGATTCCCTTGTCAAAAAGATCTCTTTTGAACAAAATGAAAATGACGATCTGCATTTCACCGTTGAATATTCATCGAAGTATATTGCAGATATATTGAGTAATTCCGATGAGATTGTTTCAAAAATTGACAAAAGATTTTTCCATGACAAAAAAATAACAAATGAGAAACTTCAACAAATCCATGACTACCTTATAAGAAACAAAAACTCAGAAAAAGTCTCCATGGAACTTTTTGATTTGGATAACCAAACAGCCCTTCTACTTATAAATCGTATCAGAGGAAAAGATAATAGAATATTTGGATTTTTAAGTTATAATACCATCGATCTAATTACAGCTGAAATAGGCTATAGTAGATTTGATATTTTAAACAGTGGGCGAACCTTTCAATTAGGTTTTAAAAAATCCTTTAAAGAAACTTCCCTTAAAAGCTCACTATCTGGTCAAAGGACATTCACTCCTAATATAGATGACTATCAAAGCCTTTTTTTTAAAAATAGGGATGAGGATGACTACATCTTTACCGAGGTTGGTATCAGTACACTCATAAAGGTAAATAATCCTATAGAAACATATGTGGGTGCCCAACTGAGTAATCTTGATGTCCATGACTCCAGTTTCTCCGATAGCAACAAAGCTATATATGAACATAAGTACACTCTATTAGCAATCCCAGTAAAACTTTCTTACAAATCAGAGTATTATAACAAACTCAAAGGTACAGGCATATACTCCTATCTGTCCTACAACTACCATCTTGCGAACGGTTACAACTTTAATGAAGTGGAATTACACCTTGAAGGTTTTTATGAGTTTTATAAAGACTGGATTGCAAAAATAGGATTAAATACCCAAAACCTCATAGGGAAAAAAGAAAAAATGCCAGTAACCAATCTACTAACATTAGGAGGGACAAACAAAATGAAAGCTTTTAAATACCGAGAAATAGGGACAAAAGATCATCAAACTAATGCCACCATCGGTGATAAAAAAACAGTCTATAGTTCCCTATTTATAGGGTACACCCCTTATGATAATATTATTTTTGGATCTTTTATTGAACATGGTGGTTTTGGAGATAACTTTAACGATATGAAATATATAAGAGATATAGGGTTAGAGCTTATCATAAAAGCTCAGGAGTTAGGTTTTTTTTCAATAAGTTACGGTTACTCACCCTTTAAACCTTATAAAGGTTACTCCTCAATTTACTTAAATTTCGGTATATCTTTTTAAAAGGGGGTATTATGATTAAAACAGTCTTTAAGATAAACAAAATGGATTGCCCGTCTGAAGAGCAGTTGATAAGACTTTCTCTTTCAAAATTTAATAACATAATGGATTTAGAGTTTTCTATAGATGACAGGATACTAACTGTTTATCATATTGATGACTACTACCCCATCTATGATCAATTAAAAACACTTAACCTGGAGACAACCCTTATAGCATCAGAAAGCATAGAGGGTACATCAGAAGTCTATGAGCATAACAACACCCAATCAAGGTTACTGTGGCAGGTGCTGATAATAAACTTTCTCTTTTTCGTTATAGAGCTTGCATTCGGATTCATTTCTAATTCGTTAGGGCTTGTAGCAGATTCCCTTGATATGTTGGCTGATGCTTTTGTATATGGCCTTGCTCTTATAGCAGTAAAAAGATCGGATGTTTTCAAAAAGAATATTGCCAAGGTAGCAGGATATTTCCAGATGGTGCTTGCCCTCTTTGGATTCTTAGAGGTATTAAGGAGATTTATAGGTGTTGAAAAAGTACCTTCATACGAAATAATGATCGTTATTTCGATATTTGCGATGATAGCTAATATAATAAGCCTAATGATCCTAAACAGAAACAAAAGTAAAGAATCTCATATGAAGGCAAGTATGATATTTACATCAAATGATATCATTGCTAATATTGGTGTTATAATAGCCGGGGTCTTAGTTTATGCTACAGGTTCAAAATACCCAGATCTAATAGTAGGAGCTATCGTTTTTATTGTTGTGGTTGAAGGAGCTACAAGAATTCTTAAGCTTTCCAAGTAAACTAAAAATGCCCGGGACCGGAATCGAACCGGTACAGCCTTAACGGCCGCAGGATTTTAAGTCCTGTGCGTCTACCAATTCCGCCACCCGGGCTGAAACATGACCGTGTAAGTTGGGTTACTTATCAGAATCAGCACTTTTTGTCAAGGGTAAAAAATCTGTTGATAGTTTCATAAAAATTTGTTAATAGTTTAAGGTTTAAGATTTCGGAGGTTAATTTATGATTTTTGATAAGCTATTGGATGTATTCTCAAATGATCTTGCTATAGATCTTGGAACAGCAAATACATTGATTTATGTAAAGGGTAAGGGGATTGTCTGTAGTGAACCCTCTGTAGTAGCTATTAACATTGATACCAAAGAGATCTTAGCTGTGGGCTCAGAAGCTAAAAGCATGCTGGGTAGAACTCCAGCTAACATTGTAGCAATACGACCCATGAAGGATGGTGTTATATCCAATTTTGAAGTTACCGAAAAGATGGTACGTTACTTCATAACAAAAGTGAACAATAAAAGATCCTTTGTAAGACCAAGGGTCATCGTGGCTGTTCCTTCAGGAGCAACACAAGTGGAAAAAAGAGCTGTAAAAGATTCAGCTATTCAAGCTGGCGCCAGAGAGGTTTATATAATAGAAGAACCTATGGCTGCTGCTATAGGTGCTGGACTACCTATTCAAGAGCCCTCTGGTAATATGATAGTTGATATAGGGGGTGGTACCACTGAAGTAGCAGTTATCTCTCTATCAGGTATTGTCTATGCTAACTCAGTAAGGGTTGGTGGAGATGAGATGGATGAAGCCATAGTAAATTATATAAAAAGAAACTACAATCTCCTCATCGGTACCTCCACAGCCGAAAAAATAAAGATGGAGATAGGTTCAGCCTACAGATTAGATGTAGAGATGAGCATTGAGATAAAAGGTAGAGATCTATTAAATGGTATCCCAAAAACAGTTGAGATAACAGACAGCGAGGTCAGAGAAGCTTTAAGTGAGGCTGTTTCTAAAATAGTAGACGCAGTAAAAAATGCCCTTGAAAAGACACCACCAGAGCTATCTGCAGATATAGTTGATAGAGGTATAGTCCTTTCAGGTGGAGGAGCCCTTTTAAAAGGGCTTGATAAAAAGCTTATGGAAGAAACAGGCTTGCCAATTATTGTAGCTGATGATCCCCTTAAAGCAGTTGCATACGGAGCAGGGAAGGTTTTAGATGAGTTAGATCTGCTTAAAAAGGTATGTATAGATTAAGGGATATCTGGAAGAAACTACTTGTTTTCTTCCTTTTTTTCCTCTTTTTAATCATACTCCAAATAAGAAACCCAGAAATAAGAGGCCCTTTTAAAGGGCTTTTGGGTAATTTGCTTAATCCCTTTGTATATTATTCCAACTTTATTTATAAAGGCAGTATAGATCTTTTAAACAAATATTTTTTTTTAGTGGGTGTTAAGGAAGAGAACAATAGAATAAAATCAGAACTTGCAGAACTAATGCTACAAAATAGAATCTTGAGCGAAAAACTCTATGAATATAACAAACTAAAAGAACTTTTAAAATTCAAAGAAACCTATAAGATAAAGGCAGTTGCCGCAAAAGTTGTAGGCAAACATGTTGATGGTTACAGCAAATATGTTATTATCAATGCCGGTTCTGATGATGGTATTGAGTTAAATGATTCTGTAGCAAACGAATTAGGGCTTGTAGGTAAAGTGATAGAGGTGTATGGTAAGAGATCCAAAGTCCTCCTTATAACAGATCCAAACAATAAAGTAAGTGTGATGAATCTAAGAAGTAGGTCCACAGGTATAATGAGTGGTGATGGTAGGGGAGGATTAGTCGTTGAGTTTTATGATAAATTGGATAAAGTTTACAAAGACGATATCTTCATAACATCTGGCATGGGTGGGATATATGTAAAAGGGATGATAACAGGAAAAGTTTACGCCTATTCCAACAACCCATCAGATCTTTTTCAAAGGGTCTATCTCAATCCCACAGTTGTTTTTTCAAAGATCGAAAATGTGTTGGTAGTGAAAAATGAGCTGGAGTAGTTTCTTTCTTGCCCTATTGGCTTCACTGATAGTTTACACGTCCTACCATATATTTTTTTTCTTAAACTATATCGATGTAATTCTCCTACTATTATTACTTTATTTAGATATCTCTAAAGGCTCTTTTTTTGAGTTTATGATACCATTATCCCTTGTAAATGACTATTTCCTTGGATTATACTTTGGCACCTCAGCGCTAATGTTTCTACTTACATATTTTTTAAGGCTTATGGTAAGTACAAACATGTATTTTAAAAGTGACTTGTTAAAATTTTTTTATTACCTAACCACATTTCTTCTCTACAACATAGCTATAAGCTTCATACTCAATGTTTCAGTTTATGCTATGATAATATTAGTTCCCCTTCGAGTCTTCCTTGATATAAGTCTTCTTTACCTTTTAAATTTGATCCTGGAGTCGAGATTTGCAGTTGAGAACAGCAAGTGATAAATTCTTAAAAACAATAAATAGAAAAGTGATGCTATTTTATTTTATAATAGTGATTTTTTTTTCAGTTCTTATAGCAAGGCTTTTCTATCTACAGATCATAAACTATGAAAAATACAAAACTCTTTCTGATAACAATCGAATAAGAGTAGTAAGGATATTTGCCAGTAGGGGAATGTTCCTGGACAGAAAAGGGGTGGTTTTTGTTAAAAACTCACCCAGCTATAATCTTACCCTTTTAAAAGAGGATGTTAAAGATATAAAAGGCACAATAGAGAAACTCAGTAGTGTATTAAATATCAATGCTGAAACCTTTTATAAAAAGATAAAAAACTCTTACCCTTATGTTCCCATCGTTATTAAAAGAGGCTTATCCTTCGAAGATGTCTCATACTTTATGGAACATGCCCAAGATTTTCCAGGAGTAAAGATCGAATTGGAAACCGCACGAAAATATGAAGACGGTGAAGCTGTAAGTCATATTGTGGGCTATACAGGAGAAGTGAACATGGATGAGATTGAGAAATTTGGTATATATTTTCCCGGAGATATCATTGGTAAAACTGGCCTTGAAAGATATTACGAACCTATCCTTAAGGGGAAGAATGGTCTTAAATATGTTGAAGTGGACAGTTTAGGTCAAGCAGTAAGTGTAAGCAATGTAAAAGAACCTATAGCTGGTAACAATATTGCCCTTACAATAGATTTTAACATGCAAAAGTATGCTAAAGAACTTTTTGCAGGTAAAAAAGGTGCTGCTGTAATTCTAAAAATTGACGGAAACGAAGTAATAACACTTTTTTCCGCCCCCACATTTGATCTTAACAGTTTTGTCCCCTATATCTCAGAGCAAACCTGGAAAGAACTTCACAACGAACACAAACCTCTTATAAATAGAGCCACAGAATCTGCCTACCCCCCCGGCTCAGTATTCAAGGTCCTCATGGCTATCGCAAGCCTCAACGAAAAAGTCATCACACCATCTACTGCATTTAATTGTAACGGAGAATTCAACTTTGGAAATTTTACATACAAATGCTGGAATAAGGATGGACATGGTTCAGTGAGTCTTAAAAAATCTATAGCTGAGTCCTGCGATGTTTACTATTACAACGTCGGTCTAAAACTCGGCATAGATAACATAGCAAAATATGCTAAAAATTTTGGACTCGGCAGTAAAACCGGTATAGACCTACCTGTGGAAAGCGCTGGTAATTTCCCCGACCGAGATTGGAAAAAAAAGGTTTTTAAACAGCCTTGGTACCATGGTGAAACAATCATAACCTCTATTGGACAAGGATATATGACAACCACACCGTTACAGCTCGCCGTCATGCTAAGCGGCATATTCAATGGTGGCAAAATCTATAAACCTAGACTGTTGGATAAAATCATTACTCCAGATGGAGTATTCAAAATCAATAGTGAATTAGTTAGAGAGATCCCCATCACTAAAGAATCCATAAACCTGGTTTTAGATGCTGTTACTGAAACAGTAATGGGTGAAAGGGGAACCGCATATCGTGCCAAAGTAGAAGGTATAATGGTGGGAGGTAAAACTGGAACAGCCCAGGTAGTGGGCCTTAAAAAGACTGAAAATATGAATCAGGACCAGATCCCAGAGAAATACAGGGATCACTCCTGGTTTGGTGGTGTCTTCCCTTCGGACAACCCCCAGTATGTAATCGTGGTCTTTGTGGAGCATGGTGGTGCAGGCAGCTCGGGAGCAACACCTATTGCAGGTGCCTTAATAAATAAAATGGTGCAGTTGGGATATGTTACAGGTAGATAAAAGACTATTTAAGAACTTCGACCTTTATCTAACAGGGATAATCATTACAATACTGGCTTTTGGATGGATAGCTGTGTATAGCGCTTCCTATGATCCAACGGATAATAGATTTTATAGCTTTTATATAAAACAGTTATACTGGATAGTAATCGGCTTTATCTTTTACTTTTTTTTCTCCTTTTTCAACTATAAACATCTTTTAAAATGGAGTATAATATTTTACATTTTAGGGCTAATCATGCTGGTACTTGTATTGATAATAGGGCATATAGGGATGGGTGCCCAGAGGTGGATCAATATAGGTGGGTTTCGTTTCCAGCCGTCAGAGTTCTTTAAGATAATTTTTATACTCATGATGCCAAGAATTTTTAGTGATTTTGATCAAAATAAATTAGGCTTTTTAGAGGTTATAAAGAAGATAATACTTGTAATACCACCATTTATACTTGTCTTTTTGCAGCCAGATTTGGGCACTGCAATGGTATTTTTGGCCATCTGGGGGATGGTATTACTTTTTAGAGGAGTAAAGATAAGCACCATTTTACTGTTTCTTATCATAGGGTTTATCATCGCACCCATTGCGTGGAATAAATTACATGACTACCAAAGAGAACGTGTATTAACATTTCTAAATCCTGAAAATGATCCCTATGGAGCAGGATACCATGTTATACAGTCAAAAATTGCCATTGGTTCAGGGGGTATAATTGGTAAAGGGTTTTTAAAAGGTACCCAATCCCATCTGAAATTTTTACCCGAAAGACATACAGACTTTATTTTCTCCCTCATTAATGAAGAGTTTGGATTTTTAGGTGGATCTTTTTTGATTGGACTTTTTGGAGCCTTAATCTTTAGGATATTTTATATATCCCAAAAAGCAAAGGATCTATCTGCTAAGGTACTATTACTGTCTATTGGATCTTTGATATTTTTTCAAGCTTTTGTAAATGCAGGAATGACACTGGGGCTATTACCAGTAGTCGGTATACCGATGCCCCTCATAAGCTACGGTGGTTCTGCCCTCATAACATTTATGACACTGCTTGGAATAGCTAATTCTATATCCATAAGGAAATTCGACTCACCAGGTGACAATAGATGAACGATTTCGTGAAAAAACTTTTAAAAGTATCAAAACCTGTAAGATATATAAACAATGAGATAAATGCTGTTCACAAAAATATATCAAAAGATACCACAACTGTATGCTTAGCTTTCCCAGATGTCTATGAAATAGGGATGTCCCATCTTGGTATGAAAATCCTCTACGAATCATTAAACAGCTCCGAAAAAATAGTTGCAGAGAGATTTTTTTTGCCGTGGGTAGATGCAATTGAAACATTGGGACCAGATATCTTTGTCTCTCTGGAATCAAAAATCCCATTAAAAAATTTTGATCTAATAGGCTTCAGCTTACAATATGAATTATCATATACAAATGTTCTTCAGACTTTAAGGCACTCCCACATACCATTACAAAGTAGATACAGAACAGACTCAGATCCCATTATTATAGCCGGTGGCCCATGTACTTTTAATCCAGCACCACTGTCCGAATTAATAGATGTTTTTTTCATTGGGGAAATGGATGAGGCTTTAAAGGCGGTCATGGAAGGTTTTAACCATTATAAGGATTTAAAAAGAGAAAAAAGATTAGAATATTTAAATAGTTTCCCTTTTACCTTCGTACCTTCAATCGATCCAAACAAGGTAACTAAAAAGCATATCTTTCATACTTTTTCCCAACAAACAAATCTAAAAAACCTTTTAGTACCCCTAATGCCAATAACCCAAGATAGAGTTAGCATTGAGATATCAAGGGGTTGTACCCGGGGGTGTAGGTTTTGTCAAGCTGGTATGATCTATCGCCCAGTTAGGGAGCAAAGTGTAAATAAAATCATAAACAATGGTATTCATCTCTTAAAGCATACAGGGTATAATGAGATATCCCTCATGTCCTTATCCACTTCAGATTACACAGAGATTCAAACGCTACTATATATTCTATCTGATCTTGTTAAAAAAGATATGATCTCCCTTACACTACCCTCCCTTAGAGCAGACAAAATCGATGACTACATCTTCGAAACCCTCTCAAAAGTAAGAAAATCAGGTTTTACCATCGCACCAGAAGCTGGTTCCCAGAGGATGAGGGATATAATCAACAAAAACCTTAAAGAAGACGAAATCTCTCTGGCAGTGGAAAAAGCAGCAAGATACGGATGGAACAGTATAAAGCTATATTTTATGATTGGATTGCCTTTTGAAGAGGAAGAGGATATTGTTGAGATCGCTGAACTCTGTAAAAGATTAATGGGTTTAGCTAAAAACATAAATAAAAAAATAGAGATAACTGCTTCTGTCTCAAACTTTGTACCCAAACCCTTTACCCCTTTCCAGTGGCATCCCCAAAACAGCAGAGAAGAACTACGCTCAAAACAGAGAATACTTATAGATCTTTTTAAAAGGTATAAAATTGCTCTCAAGTTACATGATATAAACCAAAGTCTAATTGAGGGTGTATTTGCTAGAGGTGACAAGAGGTTAAACAATCTGCTTTTGATTGCCTCCCAACAAGGGTTCTATTTTGATGGCTGGAGTGAGTTTTTTGATATAAAAAAATGGGAGGGGATCTTTTCCCAGTTAGCCTTAGATATGGAAAAGGACTTCGCATGTAAGGCTTACTCTTTTACAGATCCTTTGCCTTGGAAAAACATCGATGCCCTAATTGATACTCACTTTCTTTGGGAACAATATCAATTAAGTAAAAAAGAGGTTACCACAGATGATTGTAAAAATAGTAGGTGTATTAAATGCGGAGTCTGCGATTTTATTGATATAAAAAATGAGATAGCCACTAACGATTATGTTAAAACAGACACCTACAAAAAAGATCAATCATCCTACTGTTATTATATGTTTTTATTTGAAAAAAAAAGCTATGCAAGTCTGTTATCAGCTTTGGAGCTAACAAGGGTTTTAAGTCATTGTTTTAACATTGTGGGGTTTAAAATAGCTCACTCTCAAGGATACAATCCTCAACCAAAAATAAACTATGTCTATCCCTTACCAGTAGGTATAGAAGGTGAAAACGAAGTCATAATAGTAAAAGGGGAAGATTTAGAGGATTATTATTGTTTATTGAACAAAATGAACAAAATTTTACCTGACGGTCTTAAGATAAAAGACCTAAAAAAAGTAAAAAAATATGAACAAGCAGATGCTGAAGTCACCTATGAATTTGATGAAGAAACATACTACTACCTTAAAAGTACTATCAACGCTGGAGAATGTTTCTATATCAAAAAGAACAAATCCAATAAGGAGAAAAAAGTAAGTATTCACGATTACTTAATCTCTACCAACGACGAGGAATTGACAATTATTCTTAAAATTGATAATAATGGTGGCTATAATCTACTTGATTTTTTTAAATATAAGAATTATAATTATATTAGATTTTTAAGAAAAAAAATACGTTTAAAGGGGTTAGAGTATGTTTAGAGAAAAATCTATCCAAGCATTAAAAGAAAAAGGGTATAAAATCACTAAGCCACGTGAATGGATAATCGAATATTTAGATGGAAACAAGAACCATCCTACTGCTCTTGAAATCTTTGATGATATCAGAAGAGCTGATAAGTCAATATCCTTTGCTACTGTTTACAATACCTTAGAGACTCTTGTTAAATCAGGCATTATCAACGAAATATCAGTAGACTCCCAGAGTAGTAGATTTGATCCAGACACATCCGATCATATCCATTTTGTGTGTGAGAAGTGTAAAAAGGTAAAAGATCTTCATGATGAAACATTTTTAACATCGTTTAGAACCATTCCCGGAAAGATCACAGGATATAACATCGTCATTAGAGGTGAATGTGAATCCTGTATGAAAAAATCATAAAACGGAGGTTTGGATGGCCGTATTTGTATGTAAAACTTGTGGAGAGAAAAAAGAGGGTAGATGTAAACCCAAAAAGTGTCCAAAATGTGGAGGCACAAACACATTTGAAAAACAAGGATAAGCTATACAGTTTTTTAGAAGCAAGCTATAATAATCTCAATAAGGTCGCTTATATCTCAAGCGACCCTATTTTTTTCCCTAAAACTATAGAAGGCAATACCGAATATATATCCTTTGTTTCATCGATGTTTGCTTATGGTAAAGTAGCAATGATTAAAGCTTTTTTGAAAAGCTTTTTTGATCATTATGGTTTGCAACCCACTGGTGATCGATCCATGAGCAAAGAGATGTATTACAGGTTTCAAAAATCCATTGATATTTACAATTTATATAGGTTTATATGTGACATATACGAAAGACATGGATCTATAAACAGATTTTTTTTATCCCTATCTAATGATTTAGAAACAGCTATTAAACTATTTATCGCACAAGCAAGGAGTTACGGAAAAGACAAAAACTGTACAAATGGTTATTTTCAGCTTTTTCCTGATCCTGAAAAATCTGGACTAAAAAGATTGAGGATGTTTTTACGCTGGATGATACGACATGATGAAATAGATTTTGGCATCTGGAAAGGTTATGACAAAAAAGACCTAATCTACCCTATAGATACTCACATTCTGAAGTTTGCCCAAAGAAACTGTATTATCCCAAACAATACAAACAACCTAACCAACGCAATCAGAATAACAGATTTTTTCAAAAGCTTAAGCCCTATCGACCCCCTAAAATACGATTTTACTATTACTCGTTTAGGCATGATTTATGGATGTAATTTTGAGGATGGTGATATCTGTAAAAGCTGTAATTTAACTAACATTTGCCCTTTTTGTTGACAAATATTCAAACTTGTATATATTATAAAATCGGTAATGATAAAAAAGGAGGCTTTTTATGGCATTAGTTTTTACGGAGAGCAACTTCCAGTCAGAGGTGTTGTCGAGCAATGTTCCAGTTCTTGTCGATTTCTGGGCAGTATGGTGTGGTCCATGCAAAATGCTTGCTCCAACTATAGATGCACTAAGTGTAGAATTTGAGGGGAAGGCTAAAGTAGGTAAAGTAAACGTGGATGAAAATCAGCATCTTGCAGCCCAATATGGGATTATGAGCATCCCCACTGTAATGATTTTTAAGGGTGGCAAAGTTGTGGAACAGTTTATAGGTGTTCAACCTAAAGGTGTTTATATAGAGGCACTAAAGAAATATTTATAGAGGTAGTTTTATGCCAATTTACGAAT harbors:
- a CDS encoding BamA/TamA family outer membrane protein; this translates as MRVLCLILIFSLSVSIKIYAKKICYGDLPPSLKNKLSEYSLQVPQHKISEILSFLGYYIIDEDSQSISIEKANVLKDIKFTGNYFVLDSSLKLAAKIYEGDYIYADTVNMVKENIETFYKNNGFLDVEVNSFLKDSVLNVYIHEGERYFVDEIDFIVDDTIISKQITPTPLNDMVIESIINDHYKTLKKEGYFNVKVLRVDLLSEQRKRFFSIKDPISSLYSFFVKSKFIKPRIILQKGDRYTLDIQIDPFYDNLTDELRRYIVSEFKSFDTFDLRELEINIKDHFIEKQLQIEDLEIKVNMNTIAIHIGKISPLVKKEPNAKKGYINNIYVNNYPYATKEKIPITPESLDKLRKEIFDKYAKDSLVKKISFEQNENDDLHFTVEYSSKYIADILSNSDEIVSKIDKRFFHDKKITNEKLQQIHDYLIRNKNSEKVSMELFDLDNQTALLLINRIRGKDNRIFGFLSYNTIDLITAEIGYSRFDILNSGRTFQLGFKKSFKETSLKSSLSGQRTFTPNIDDYQSLFFKNRDEDDYIFTEVGISTLIKVNNPIETYVGAQLSNLDVHDSSFSDSNKAIYEHKYTLLAIPVKLSYKSEYYNKLKGTGIYSYLSYNYHLANGYNFNEVELHLEGFYEFYKDWIAKIGLNTQNLIGKKEKMPVTNLLTLGGTNKMKAFKYREIGTKDHQTNATIGDKKTVYSSLFIGYTPYDNIIFGSFIEHGGFGDNFNDMKYIRDIGLELIIKAQELGFFSISYGYSPFKPYKGYSSIYLNFGISF
- the mreC gene encoding rod shape-determining protein MreC, whose product is MYRLRDIWKKLLVFFLFFLFLIILQIRNPEIRGPFKGLLGNLLNPFVYYSNFIYKGSIDLLNKYFFLVGVKEENNRIKSELAELMLQNRILSEKLYEYNKLKELLKFKETYKIKAVAAKVVGKHVDGYSKYVIINAGSDDGIELNDSVANELGLVGKVIEVYGKRSKVLLITDPNNKVSVMNLRSRSTGIMSGDGRGGLVVEFYDKLDKVYKDDIFITSGMGGIYVKGMITGKVYAYSNNPSDLFQRVYLNPTVVFSKIENVLVVKNELE
- a CDS encoding cation transporter, which codes for MIKTVFKINKMDCPSEEQLIRLSLSKFNNIMDLEFSIDDRILTVYHIDDYYPIYDQLKTLNLETTLIASESIEGTSEVYEHNNTQSRLLWQVLIINFLFFVIELAFGFISNSLGLVADSLDMLADAFVYGLALIAVKRSDVFKKNIAKVAGYFQMVLALFGFLEVLRRFIGVEKVPSYEIMIVISIFAMIANIISLMILNRNKSKESHMKASMIFTSNDIIANIGVIIAGVLVYATGSKYPDLIVGAIVFIVVVEGATRILKLSK
- a CDS encoding rod shape-determining protein — its product is MIFDKLLDVFSNDLAIDLGTANTLIYVKGKGIVCSEPSVVAINIDTKEILAVGSEAKSMLGRTPANIVAIRPMKDGVISNFEVTEKMVRYFITKVNNKRSFVRPRVIVAVPSGATQVEKRAVKDSAIQAGAREVYIIEEPMAAAIGAGLPIQEPSGNMIVDIGGGTTEVAVISLSGIVYANSVRVGGDEMDEAIVNYIKRNYNLLIGTSTAEKIKMEIGSAYRLDVEMSIEIKGRDLLNGIPKTVEITDSEVREALSEAVSKIVDAVKNALEKTPPELSADIVDRGIVLSGGGALLKGLDKKLMEETGLPIIVADDPLKAVAYGAGKVLDELDLLKKVCID